One Balaenoptera musculus isolate JJ_BM4_2016_0621 chromosome 13, mBalMus1.pri.v3, whole genome shotgun sequence genomic region harbors:
- the MRPL33 gene encoding 39S ribosomal protein L33, mitochondrial gives MFLSAVTFAKTKSKTILVKMLSQAGTGFSFNTKRSRLREKLTLLHYDPVVKKKVLFVEQKKIRSL, from the exons ATGTTCCTGTCCGCGGTCACCT TTGCCAAGACCAAGTCAAA AACAATTCTGGTGAAAATGTTGAGCCAAGCTGGAACAGGTTTTTCCTTCAACACTAAGAGAAGCCGACTACGGGAGAAACTGACTCTCTTGCATTATGATCCAGTAG tgaaaaaaaaagtcctctttgtggaacagaaaaaaatacgcTCCCTCTAA